The sequence GGGTCAGGGCGAGCAGTCGCAGCGTCATGTGGGTCTCCAGGGCAGTGCGGTGGGGCGACCCGGCATCGCGGCCGGTCTGCCGTCCAGCCTACCCACCGCGTCCGGGTTTGCACAGCATGCGGTCGCAGGACGGCAGTTCGCGCGGGTGCGACGCGCTGAAGCGTCTGACGTGGCGAAGGTCTTTCGCGGCGGTGGCGCTTGCTGCGCTTGGGATCGGTGGCGCGGCGGCCGGCGTCCTGCCGCCGCGCTTACTTGCCCAATGCCTGCGCGGTGTCGTCCAGCGCCGCCCAGGCCTTGTCGAACAGCTCATCGACCTGTTCGCAGGTAATGATCAATGGCGGCGACAGCAGCATCGCATCGTAGGTGGCACGCAGGATCAGCCCGCGCCGCAGCGCAAAGTCGCGACACAGCGCGCCGACCCGCCCGCGCCCATTGAAATACCTGCCGCGTTGGCGCTTGTCCGGCACCAGCTCCAGCGCGCCGACCAGGCCAGCGATCCGCGCCTCGCCGACCAGCCGGTGCTCTCCCAGTTCGGCCCAGCGCTGCGCCAGATACGGCGCAATCTGCGTGCGTGCGGTGTCCACGATGCCTTCGTCCTGCAGCAGGCGCAGATTCTCCAGCGCCACCGCTGCGCACACCGGATGCCCGGCATAGGTGCCGCCATGTGCCAGCTCGCCGCCTTGCTGCTTGAGCACCCCGGCTACCCGATCGCTGAACATCGCCGCTGCCAGCGGGATGTAGCCGGAGGTAATGCCCTTGGCCAGCGTCATCACATCGGGCTGAAAGCCGAAATAATCTGCCCCGAACCACTCGCCGGTGCGGCCGAACCCGCAGATCACTTCGTCGGCCACCAGCAGCACGTCGTAGTACCGGCAGATGCGCTGGATTTCCGGCCAATAACTGCGTGGCGGAATATAGACACCGATCGCCCCCAAGATCGGTTCGCCGATGAATGCCGCCACGTTTTCAGGACCAAGCTCAAGAATCCGGGCTTCCAGACGGCGTGCGGCAAGCAGTCCGTACTCGTCCGGTGCCATGTCCCCGCCATCACCGAAATGATTGGGCGGCTCGATATGCACGATGCCCGGTATCGGCAACCCGCCCTGCTTGTGCATGCCCTGCATGCCACCCAGGCTGGCACCGGCCATGGTGGTGCCGTGATAGCCGTTGTGGCGACCGATGAAGACCTGTTTCTGCGGCTGCCCCTGCACCGCCCAGAAATGCCGCACCAAGCGCAGGATGGTGTCGTTGGCCTCCGAGCCGGAATTGGCGAAGAACGCATGGTTCAAATCGCCCGGCGTCAGTTCCGCGAGCTTGGCGGCCAGGTGGATGGTGGGCTCGGTGGTGCACTGAAAAAAGCTGTTGTAGTAGGCCAACTGCTCCATCTGCCGCGCTGCGGCCTGCGCCAGCTCCTTGCGTCCATAACCGACATTGACGCACCACAAGCCACCGAACGCATCCAGCAACTTGTTGC comes from Xanthomonas vesicatoria ATCC 35937 and encodes:
- a CDS encoding aspartate aminotransferase family protein, with amino-acid sequence MDSSVLKSLQQLDAAHHLHPFNDNAVLAGKGTRILTRGEGVYVWDADGNKLLDAFGGLWCVNVGYGRKELAQAAARQMEQLAYYNSFFQCTTEPTIHLAAKLAELTPGDLNHAFFANSGSEANDTILRLVRHFWAVQGQPQKQVFIGRHNGYHGTTMAGASLGGMQGMHKQGGLPIPGIVHIEPPNHFGDGGDMAPDEYGLLAARRLEARILELGPENVAAFIGEPILGAIGVYIPPRSYWPEIQRICRYYDVLLVADEVICGFGRTGEWFGADYFGFQPDVMTLAKGITSGYIPLAAAMFSDRVAGVLKQQGGELAHGGTYAGHPVCAAVALENLRLLQDEGIVDTARTQIAPYLAQRWAELGEHRLVGEARIAGLVGALELVPDKRQRGRYFNGRGRVGALCRDFALRRGLILRATYDAMLLSPPLIITCEQVDELFDKAWAALDDTAQALGK